A window from Rhodohalobacter sp. SW132 encodes these proteins:
- a CDS encoding VOC family protein, with translation MKTINPYLIFNGNAEEAFEFYQTVFGGEIFKMRFSEMPGTSEMPDEDQTKLAHVALTIAGKDQILMASDSGTGHEATMQENGNYYLSLEPESAEEAEQIYNKLSDGGKVIMPLDETDWAEKFAMFADKFGIQWMINYGDK, from the coding sequence ATGAAAACCATCAATCCCTATCTCATATTCAACGGTAATGCCGAAGAAGCGTTTGAATTTTATCAAACCGTATTTGGTGGAGAAATCTTTAAGATGCGGTTCAGCGAAATGCCGGGTACATCAGAAATGCCGGATGAAGATCAAACCAAACTGGCGCACGTTGCCCTGACCATTGCCGGTAAAGATCAGATTCTGATGGCATCAGATTCCGGAACCGGACATGAAGCAACGATGCAAGAAAATGGTAATTACTATTTGTCACTCGAACCGGAAAGTGCCGAGGAAGCGGAACAGATTTATAACAAACTCTCTGATGGCGGCAAGGTAATCATGCCACTCGATGAAACCGACTGGGCAGAGAAATTTGCCATGTTTGCGGATAAATTCGGCATTCAGTGGATGATAAACTACGGCGACAAATAG
- a CDS encoding dihydrofolate reductase family protein has product MGKLTYAMMASLDGFIEDKNGSSEWAIVDDELHRHFNEEDAAKGAYLFGRMLFEDMCTFWPTADQDPEAPDYIREFAGIWRKKPKYIFSKILKKADFNSVIISENVVEEIKKLKQDPGDDLSLSGATLAETCIRNELVDEYLIYVNPVILGGGRPMFPKEINLALKLTETRSFDCGVVRLQYSWQQKNNHE; this is encoded by the coding sequence ATGGGGAAACTAACCTACGCCATGATGGCCTCTCTCGATGGATTCATCGAAGACAAAAACGGATCCAGCGAGTGGGCCATTGTGGATGACGAACTCCACCGCCATTTCAACGAAGAAGATGCTGCCAAAGGAGCTTACCTGTTTGGCCGCATGCTTTTTGAGGATATGTGCACTTTCTGGCCTACAGCAGATCAAGATCCCGAAGCACCCGATTACATCCGCGAATTCGCCGGGATATGGCGCAAAAAACCCAAATACATTTTCTCCAAAATCCTGAAAAAAGCGGATTTCAACTCTGTGATAATCAGCGAAAATGTGGTTGAAGAGATCAAAAAACTAAAACAGGACCCGGGTGATGACCTCTCCCTGAGCGGTGCTACCCTGGCAGAAACCTGCATCCGGAACGAACTGGTGGATGAATACCTGATTTATGTAAACCCGGTAATATTGGGCGGAGGCCGTCCGATGTTTCCGAAGGAAATAAACCTGGCTTTAAAACTGACCGAAACCCGCAGTTTTGATTGTGGTGTGGTTCGGCTGCAGTACAGTTGGCAACAAAAAAACAACCATGAATGA
- a CDS encoding VOC family protein, with protein MKPKKIWANYGVENINRTQEFYLALGFKLNGSPTKDLVSFLFSDDEFVIHFFEKEKMKTSLEGELSDLRKGNEIMFTLSAESKNDFDVWIEEIKKAGGFIFFDSNIDRKEFYDENGYHVCVFADPDGHKFNLFYNENR; from the coding sequence ATGAAACCAAAAAAAATCTGGGCGAATTATGGAGTAGAAAACATCAACCGGACACAGGAATTTTACCTGGCGCTGGGGTTCAAGCTGAATGGCAGCCCCACAAAAGATCTGGTGAGTTTCCTGTTCAGCGATGATGAATTTGTTATCCACTTTTTTGAAAAGGAAAAAATGAAGACGAGTCTGGAGGGAGAACTTTCAGACTTGAGAAAGGGAAACGAGATCATGTTTACTCTATCGGCAGAAAGTAAAAATGACTTTGATGTATGGATAGAGGAAATAAAAAAAGCCGGCGGATTTATTTTCTTCGATTCGAATATTGACAGGAAAGAATTCTACGATGAAAACGGATATCACGTTTGTGTTTTTGCTGATCCGGACGGGCATAAATTCAATCTTTTCTACAATGAAAACAGGTAA
- a CDS encoding dihydrofolate reductase family protein: protein MRKLFLKMMISVDGCIEGPNGELDWHRADEEYQEYANQTLRSVDGILLGRKVYDVFLNYWPNVYEELKESENSSLHFETARLLYELPEYVVSTTMKEASWNNTHIIRDNFRNEIKKLKEKPGRDIACYGGAELTKFLLIENLVDEYRLIVNPIILGDGSPLFKTDSPQSKLQFKSARKFQSGAVMLTYKPALT, encoded by the coding sequence ATGCGTAAACTCTTTCTAAAAATGATGATCTCAGTAGATGGTTGCATCGAAGGGCCAAACGGCGAACTCGACTGGCACCGGGCTGATGAAGAGTACCAGGAATACGCCAATCAAACACTTCGTTCTGTCGATGGCATATTGCTTGGCAGAAAAGTCTACGACGTGTTCCTCAATTATTGGCCAAATGTCTATGAAGAATTGAAGGAATCAGAGAATTCTTCTCTCCATTTTGAAACGGCACGCCTGTTGTATGAATTGCCGGAATATGTGGTATCAACAACAATGAAAGAAGCTTCCTGGAATAATACACACATCATCCGGGATAACTTCCGGAATGAAATCAAAAAGCTAAAAGAAAAACCGGGACGTGATATTGCATGTTATGGAGGAGCTGAACTTACAAAATTTCTGCTGATTGAAAACCTGGTTGACGAATACCGGCTTATCGTAAATCCAATCATTCTGGGTGATGGCTCTCCCCTTTTCAAAACTGATTCACCTCAGAGTAAGCTTCAGTTTAAGAGTGCGAGGAAATTCCAATCGGGTGCTGTAATGCTGACCTATAAACCAGCACTAACATGA
- a CDS encoding GNAT family N-acetyltransferase, whose translation MIKLRPADITDLELLRHWDQQPHVIAADPSDDWEWETELLNNPDWREQLIAELNGRPIGFIQIIDPAREESRYWGEIEEGYRAIDIWIGEASDLGKGYGSQMMKLAIEKCFTNKEVKTILIDPLASNTDAHRFYERLGFRFLEERRFGEDVCLVYRLKREDWE comes from the coding sequence ATGATCAAACTCCGGCCTGCTGATATTACCGATCTGGAACTACTCCGCCACTGGGATCAACAACCCCACGTAATCGCAGCTGATCCCAGTGATGATTGGGAATGGGAAACCGAGTTGTTGAACAACCCCGACTGGCGGGAACAGCTGATCGCGGAGCTGAACGGCCGGCCGATCGGTTTTATACAAATTATTGATCCCGCCCGGGAAGAGAGCCGTTACTGGGGAGAAATCGAGGAAGGATATCGTGCAATCGATATCTGGATTGGAGAAGCATCCGATCTTGGTAAAGGTTACGGCTCACAAATGATGAAACTCGCGATTGAAAAATGCTTTACGAATAAGGAGGTGAAAACAATACTCATCGACCCGCTCGCATCCAATACAGATGCACACCGGTTTTATGAACGGCTTGGATTCCGGTTTTTAGAAGAGCGCCGGTTTGGGGAGGATGTTTGTTTGGTGTACCGTCTTAAACGAGAAG